TGCCCCTATCCGGACACGTAGTTCAGGTAGTTTTTTCGCGCCCGCCAGAATACCCTGACCACCTCCGGCCAGGAAATAGGTTTCTCCTTCTTATAGCGCCACATCGAGGAAATCACGTAAAGAAAGAAAAACAACCGGGGGCTGGGGATTTTGACCAACCACCGGAAGAAGGGAAGAAGGCGGGGAAACTTCAGAGCCAAGTGGGATATCTTCTGAACCCGTTCGATAATTTCGATGTCCTTGAACTTGAAGACGCTTTTCAGATGGATTCCGAGATAGTCCCGAGCCTTCAGGTAGCTTGGATCAAGTACTCCCATTCCCAGGGCGATCTTCTCGATGCCGGTATTGGGAAAAGGCAACAGCAGGTTGGAGCCCATATAATCGGCCCCCAATTCCTGGTTGAAGATTATGTTTGTGAAAGCTTCTTCCACGGTCTCTCCCGGCAGCCCGAACAGAACCGTGGTTTGCAGCTCCATCCCGTATCTCTTCACCAACCGGGCGCATGCCGACATCTGTTCGTCCGTCACCCGTTTGTTCAGGATTTCGAACCGTTTTTTCTCGCCGGCCGTCTCCACCCCGAAGTTGACCGTATGGCAGCCCGATTCGGCCAGCAGCCGGATAATCTCCTCGTTCGCCGACTGGGGAGTCACGGCGCAGAAATAGGGGAGCCCGACCTCGCGCCGGTAGAGGGAAGCGAACTCCTTCAGCCAGGCCGTATCCATGACGAAAACATCGTCGAGGAAGCAGACGCTGGCCAAACCCCACCGGTCGCGGACGTTCTTGATCTCCCGAACCGTGCGGGCCGGAGATTTCCGGCGCACGTACGGCGATCGCCCCGCGTAAATGTTTCTATAAACCTGATGACAGCAAAAACTGCAGGAGAAAGGACAGCCCCGCG
Above is a genomic segment from bacterium containing:
- a CDS encoding radical SAM protein, whose product is MRLAFLQKYPFAYFGVMSLSAALPRRHPREVFIGDLEKDVIESVVGYAPDVLALPVMTLEYRWFSRTAAEIRRRLPKVRVIAGSIHPTSSPEMLADDWVDAVCIGEGDYSLPSYLENLESGRGGVPVPGFRIKTAKGAVASPEPNLVPDLDALAEEDRELYYGKYRSLATEKLKHFMASRGCPFSCSFCCHQVYRNIYAGRSPYVRRKSPARTVREIKNVRDRWGLASVCFLDDVFVMDTAWLKEFASLYRREVGLPYFCAVTPQSANEEIIRLLAESGCHTVNFGVETAGEKKRFEILNKRVTDEQMSACARLVKRYGMELQTTVLFGLPGETVEEAFTNIIFNQELGADYMGSNLLLPFPNTGIEKIALGMGVLDPSYLKARDYLGIHLKSVFKFKDIEIIERVQKISHLALKFPRLLPFFRWLVKIPSPRLFFFLYVISSMWRYKKEKPISWPEVVRVFWRARKNYLNYVSG